One window of the Spea bombifrons isolate aSpeBom1 chromosome 8, aSpeBom1.2.pri, whole genome shotgun sequence genome contains the following:
- the LOC128503835 gene encoding gastrula zinc finger protein XlCGF49.1-like gives MKYRQYACLDCGKCFTHSSTLATHQRTHTGEKPYACSDCGKSFTRSSTLATHQRIHTGERPYTCIECGKSFIQSSHLVLHQRIHTGHKPYSCKECGKCFSDRSHFIIHQRTHTGEKPYTCTKCGKSFSSNSNLVAHHKLHTENTIYICNQCGKSLSNRLTFASHQKTHLADKPFVCVECGKGFTRKLQLVLHKRIHTGERPFACNECGKRYTRKSYLIIHQKIHTTEILYVCSDCGESFPEHAHLKTHQRLHKEESLKSVEMASTVEK, from the coding sequence ATGAAGTACAGACAATATGCATGTCTAGATTGTGGGAAATGCTTCACTCACAGCTCAACTCTTGCTACGCACCAGCGGACACACACAGGCGAGAAGCCCTATGCATGTTCTGACTGTGGAAAGAGCTTCACCAGAAGTTCTACCCTAGCTACACACCAAAGAATTCACACTGGCGAAAGACCGTATACCTGTATAGAATGTGGAAAGAGCTTTATCCAGAGTTCACATCTTGTTTTACATCAAAGAATTCATACAGGACACAAACCCTATTCATGTAAGGAGTGTGGAAAATGTTTTAGTGACCGATCACATTTTATCATACATCAACGGACACACACAGGGGAGAAACCATACACTTGTACTAAATGCGGTAAAAGCTTCAGTAGTAACTCAAACCTTGTAGCTCATCATAAACTCCACACAGAAAACACAATCTACATCTGTAACCAATGTGGAAAAAGCCTCAGTAATAGACTAACTTTTGCTAGTCATCAAAAAACCCACTTAGCAGACAAACCATTTGTGTGTGTTGAGTGTGGGAAAGGTTTTACCCGCAAGTTGCAACTTGTCTTGCACAAGAGGATTCACACAGGAGAGAGGCCGTTTGCATGTAACGAGTGTGGCAAAAGGTACACCCGCAAGTCCTATCTCATCATTCATCAGAAGATCCACACAACAGAGATCTTGTATGTGTGCAGTGACTGTGGGGAGAGCTTCCCTGAACATGCTCATCTCAAGACCCATCAGAGGTTACACAAAGAGGAGAGTCTTAAATCTGTTGAAATGGCTTCAACTGTGGAGAAATAA
- the LOC128503065 gene encoding zinc finger protein 728-like translates to MNSPKSTFQTEHHVFIKVKVTGDSEQRVVEKEDSTWKDNAVYPRTELEMAEDPEKFNVPLSWTIKDNVVLCSRDVKDYVVSPQSSEETGKYNSQNTNAEHHLKEDGDAQHAKFLNGPSAQSKEITQIIDTKRRSPANENCKRLAEIIHVPGLGYKCNICNKMFRIPSLVAFHQKAHSGERPFSCSVCNKRFARKSDLVRHEWIHKRRSLFHCSVCGKGFNAPSRLQSHQKTHVEFYKTNILNKKPTKLLNSYSCEECGKEFSYYLSLIRHRQVHIKNQYNIECEKEKEMSYDCNTCGLTFTRHSYLLEHQQIHTGYVLHVCERCGKRFVSGGSLARHQKTHTEEQDYVVSPQSSEETGKYNSQNTNAEHHLKEDGDAQHAKFLNGPSAQSKEITQIIHTKRRSSVNENCKRLEDIIHVPGLGYKCNICNKMFRFPSWVAIHQKTHSGERPFSCSVCNK, encoded by the exons GTAAAAGTAACAGGAGATTCTGAGCAGCGTGTGGTTGAGAAGGAAGACAGTACATGGAAAGACAATGCTGTATATCCAAGGACTG AACTGGAGATGGCTGAAGATCCTGAAAAGTTTAATGTCCCTCTCAGCTGGACCATAAAAGATAATGTTGTTTTATGTTCCCGGGATGTAAAAGACTATGTTGTGTCACCACAGAGCTCTGAAGAGACAGGCAAATACAATTCTCAAAATACAAATGCAGAACACCACCTGAAAGAAGATGGAGATGCGCAGCATGCAAAATTCCTCAACGGGCCTAGCGCGCAGAGCaaagaaataacacaaataattgaTACAAAAAGAAGATCTCCAGCGAATGAAAACTGTAAACGTTTAGCAGAAATAATCCATGTGCCTGGTTTAGGttacaaatgtaatatatgtaacaaaatgttTAGGATTCCATCTCTGGTTGCCTTTCACCAAAAGGCCCACTCAGGAGAGAGGCCGTTTTCTTGTTCAGTTTGTAACAAACGATTTGCTCGCAAATCAGATCTTGTGAGGCATGAGTGGATTCATAAGAGAAGAAGTCTGTTTCATTGTAGCGTGTGTGGCAAAGGATTTAATGCACCCTCACGTCTTCAGTCTCACCAGAAGACTCATGTGGAATTCTACAAGACCAATATATTGAATAAGAAACCAACTAAATTGCTAAACTCGTACAGCTGTGAAGAATGTGGGAAGGAGTTCTCCTATTACTTGTCCTTAATAAGACATCGGCAGGTTCACATCAAAAATCAGTACAATATTGAGtgtgagaaagaaaaagaaatgtccTATGATTGCAACACATGTGGACTGACTTTTACACGTCATAGCTATCTACTTGAGCACCAACAAATACATACAGGATATGTACTCCACGTTTGTGAAAGGTGTGGGAAACGCTTTGTCAGTGGTGGATCACTTGCCCGACACCAGAAAACTCATACAGAAGAACAAGACTATGTTGTGTCACCACAGAGCTCTGAAGAGACAGGCAAATACAATTCTCAAAATACAAATGCAGAACACCACCTAAAAGAAGATGGAGATGCGCAGCATGCAAAATTCCTCAATGGGCCTAGCGCGCAGAGCaaagaaataacacaaataattcaTACAAAAAGAAGATCTTCAGTGAATGAAAACTGTAAACGGTTAGAAGATATAATCCATGTGCCTGGTTTAGGttacaaatgtaatatatgtaacaaaatgttTAGGTTTCCATCTTGGGTTGCCATTCACCAAAAGACCCACTCAGGAGAGAGGCCGTTTTCTTGTTCAGTTTGTAACAAATGA